In a genomic window of Styela clava chromosome 7, kaStyClav1.hap1.2, whole genome shotgun sequence:
- the LOC120328934 gene encoding uncharacterized protein LOC120328934 isoform X1, which translates to MNMEEKERREKEPSRKATKSGKLKGQSRKGGSKKGKGKKGGSAKRSNLSPLTNTGPVEIDILSQAAMENAYFICHNAVDCLEKRGFSWPAGGGKKGGKKGKKGKRKKK; encoded by the exons atgaatatggAAGAAAAGGAACGCAGAGAGAAAGAG CCTTCTAGAAAAGCGACTAAAAGCGGGAAGTTGAAAGGTCAAAGCAGAAAAGGCGGGTCAAAGAAAGGAAAAGGAAAGAAAGGAGGATCCGCAAAAAGAAGCAACTTGTCGCCGTTGACCAATACAGGACCAGTAGAG ATTGACATTTTAAGTCAAGCAGCAATGGAAAACGCGTATTTCATTTGTCACAATGCAGTCGACTGCTTGGAAAAGAGAGGATTTAGTTGGCCTGCTGGTGGAGGAAAGAAAGGAGGGAAGAAGGGCAAAAAGgggaaaagaaaaaagaaataa
- the LOC120328934 gene encoding uncharacterized protein LOC120328934 isoform X2, producing the protein MPSRKATKSGKLKGQSRKGGSKKGKGKKGGSAKRSNLSPLTNTGPVEIDILSQAAMENAYFICHNAVDCLEKRGFSWPAGGGKKGGKKGKKGKRKKK; encoded by the exons ATG CCTTCTAGAAAAGCGACTAAAAGCGGGAAGTTGAAAGGTCAAAGCAGAAAAGGCGGGTCAAAGAAAGGAAAAGGAAAGAAAGGAGGATCCGCAAAAAGAAGCAACTTGTCGCCGTTGACCAATACAGGACCAGTAGAG ATTGACATTTTAAGTCAAGCAGCAATGGAAAACGCGTATTTCATTTGTCACAATGCAGTCGACTGCTTGGAAAAGAGAGGATTTAGTTGGCCTGCTGGTGGAGGAAAGAAAGGAGGGAAGAAGGGCAAAAAGgggaaaagaaaaaagaaataa
- the LOC120328928 gene encoding beta-1,4-glucuronyltransferase 1-like: MNFPTFYTLFSSMIIKRFMLIMISIVIHIVVRLWEHGRYSQSTSDGQNFIKKYLTNADMWRNDFIVVMNVGNNDPKVNYSDITLASQCSVNNLHHLPELVARWNGPASVAVFAPHSDFVKAILGIHWLEKCFPKTFIKTNFHLVYPLEHPPFFEDRELPVILKDMVSKSAPERKKDSYCTKAMDALKSFKGGNYVLKGQQYPHNTLRNVAISGIESDFVFLVDVDTFPAIYARSQFQEFLKLDEYRTQFLNTKTAFVVPAFEVDENVIPTTKTKLIQEYKKGNVRPFHSETCKNCHEPTRFSDWIAIPEKHDLIVAYEAEWKESWEPFYITHKSHIPLYDERFRQYGFDRISQVCELFVSGYKFIVMNNIFVVHQGFKRPHEFHSSKNLENKRNFKIYIEEFIPDLAKKYPSANRTCTDGGKRKGIAKSKFRPHFKIIAEKKATEL; this comes from the exons atgAATTTTCCGACATTTTATACATTGTTCAGTAGCATGATTATAAAGCGATTTATGCTGATAATGATATCAATCGTAATACATATTGTTGTAAGACTGTGGGAACATGGAAGATACAGTCAATCTACATCAGACggccaaaattttataaaaaaatatttaacgaACGCGGATATGTGGAGAAACGACTTTATCGTTGTGATGAACGTAGGAAACAACGACCCTAAAGTTAACTATAGTGACATCACACTTGCCAGTCAGTGTTCAGTGAACAATCTACATCACCTGCCAGAATTGGTGGCCCGATGGAATGGTCCCGCATCAGTAGCAGTTTTTGCTCCCCATTCAGATTTCGTTAAAGCTATTTTAGGTATACATTGGCTGGAAAAATGTTTTCCAAAGACTTTTATAAAAACCAATTTTCATTTAGTTTATCCACTCGAGCATCCGCCATTCTTTGAAGACAGAGAATTGCCGGTTATATTGAAAGACATGGTTTCAAAATCAGCACCAGAACGAAAGAAAGATTCGTATTGTACGAAGGCGATGGACGCATTGAAAAGTTTCAAGGGTGGCAATTACGTACTGAAAGGACAGCAATATCCACATAATACTTTGCGAAACGTCGCTATAAGTGGTATAGAAAGCGACTTCGTGTTTTTAGTAGATGTTGACACCTTCCCAGCCATCTATGCAAGAAGTCAATTTcaggaatttttgaaattagaCGAGTATAGGACTCAGTTTTTGAACACTAAAACTGCATTTGTTGTTCCTGCTTTTGAAGTGGATGAAAATGTGATTCCAACGACCAAGACTAAACTGATACAGGAATATAAAAAGGGAAACGTACGACCTTTTCACAGCGAAACATGCAAGAATTGTCATGAACCAACGAG GTTTTCGGATTGGATTGCGATTCCAGAGAAGCATGATTTGATTGTTGCTTATGAAGCTGAATGGAAGGAATCCTGGGAACCTTTTTACATCACACATAAATCTCATATTCCACTATACGATGAACGTTTTAGACAATATGGATTTGACAGAATTAGTCAA GTTTGCGAGTTATTTGTTTCTGGTTACAAGTTCATtgtaatgaataatatttttgtcgtTCACCAAGGATTTAAAAGACCCCATGAATTTCATTCCagtaaaaatttagaaaataaaagaAACTTTAAGATTTATATTGAG GAGTTCATTCCGGATCTTGCAAAGAAATACCCATCTGCTAATCGAACATGCACTGATGGTGGGAAACGCAAAGGTATCGCAAAGTCCAAATTTCGACCTCATTTCAAAAT aatTGCCGAGAAGAAAGCCACTGAGCTGTAA